The genome window CGCACCAGCACACCGGGTGCCAGCTCGACCTCGGGCGGGGCCGCCGAGGAGCGCGCGCGGGTGAAGACCTCCACCTCGGTGCCGCGGCGGGCCAGCTCGCGGGCCAGCTCCACCACGTAGACGTTGAGACCGCCCGCGTCACCGGTGCCCGGCTGGTCGAGCGGGGAGGTGTGCATGCTCACCATGGCCACGCGGCGGGGCGGTGCACCGGCAGCGGCGCGCTGGCGGCTGCGGCGGGAGGGCACGGCGCGACGGTACCCACGCGCGGCTCCCGCGCCCAACCGGTCGAGCCCGACCGGACCACCCCGTGCGCACCCCTGCCCGCCTCAGCTCGCCGGCCGCCCCCTGGCAGCATGCGTGCGCGTGCCCGCCTCGCCCGCTCCGCGGCACCCCGTGGGCAGGCCCACCCGCGGGACCACGGGCACCAACCGGCTGCGGCGCCTCGACAGGTGGCTCACCGGGCCCGGGGCCGCGCTGCTGCGCTCCGCGGACGACCCCCTCGTCGTCGACCTGGGCTACGGCGCCTCCCACACCACCACGGCGGAGCTCGCCGCGCGCCTGCGGGTGGTGCGGCCCGACGTCGAGGTGGTCGGGCTCGAGATCGACCCCGAGCGCGTGCGGGCCGCCGCCGAGGGGCTCCGGCGGGCCGGCCTGAACGGGACGGGGGTGCGGTTCGCGCGGGGCGGCTTCGAGCTGGGGGCGCCGGGCGTGCTGGGCGGTCGGCGCCCGGTGGTGGTGCGGGCGGCCAACGTGCTGCGCCAGTACCCGGTCGAGGAGGTGGCGCCCGCCTGGCGGCTCGTCGCGTCCCGGCTGGCGCCGGGCGGGGTCCTGCTGGACGCCACGTGCGACGAGGTCGGGCGCCGGGCCGCGTGGGTCGTCGTCGACGACGACGGCGCGCCGCGCTCCCTGGTGCTGTCGCTGCGCCTGGCCGGTCTGGAGCGCCCCGGCGTGGTGGCCGAGCGGCTCCCCAAGGCGCTCATCGAGCGGAACGTGCCGGGTGAGCCGGTGCACGCGTGGCTGGCGGCCCTGGACGACGCGTGGGCGAGGGAGGCGCCGCTGGCGGTGTTCGGCGCGCGGCAGCGGTTCGCCGCGGCGGTGGCCCGGGTCCGCGGCGACGGCTGGCCCGTGCGGGGCCGGCCCGCGCGCTGGCGGCTCGGGGAGGTCTCGGTGGACGCGCCGGCGGTGGGCCTCTAGCAGCCCGCCTGCTCCGCGGAGCCGGTCACCAGCCCCCGTAGGGGCCGTTGGAGGTGCGCCCGCCCGGGCCCTGCACCGAGCGCAGCGCGGGGAGCACGCTGACGAGGAAGATCGCGGCGATCGCCACCGCGATGATCGACAGGAAGCCGAGCGGGTTCTGGAACGACACGAAGCCGACGGCGGCGCCGACCGCGGTCAGCGTCACCCAGAGCACCTTGGTCTGCTTGCCGGCCGCCGGGTAGGCGTCCTTGCGGAACCTGATGGCCTGGACCAGCGCCCACACCTCCAGGGCGAGCGCGGCGAGGCCGAGCACGAGGAGGATGATGCCCTGACCGGCGCCGATGAGGTCCACCCCCCGATCGTAGGCGCCGCGGGGCGCCGGCTCAGGCCGGAGAGCGCGTGTCGAGCAGGATCGTGACCGGACCGTCGTTCACCAGCTCCACCGCCATGTCGGCCCCGAAAACCCCCGTGCCGACCCTCAGGCCGCGCTCGCGCAGGGCCCCGACCACGGCGGCGACCAGCGGCTCGGCCACGTCGCCGCGGGCCGCTCCCGCCCAGGTGGGGCGCCGGCCCTTGCGGGTGTCGGCGAGCAGCGTGAACTGGCTGACGACGATGACGGGGGCGCCGGCGTCGACGGCGGACAGCTCCCCGCGCAGCACCCGCAGGTCGGCCACCTTGCGGGCCACCTGGGCGGCGTCGTCGGGTCCGTCCTCGACCGAGACGCCCACGAGCACCACGAGGCCGGGCCCGTCGAGGGCGGCCACCTCCTGGCCGTCCACCACCACGCGCCCCGAGGAGGCGCGCTGCACCACCGCCCTCACAGGAGGCCGTCCGGCAGGGCCCGCGCCGGCGGCGGCGGTGCCGCGGGCAGCGGGTCGGGCAGCAGCGCCCTGACCGCGCCCACCGGGCGGCCGTGCCCGAGCACCGGCACCCGGCCGACCTCGTCGAGCACGGGTGCGTCGACGCCGAGCAGCCTCAGCAGGGCCACCACCACCGCGGGCCGGGGGCGGTCGGAGCCGTCCAGCACCTTGAGCGCCGCGCCCCGCCCGTCGGGCAGCCCCACCGCGTACACGCCGTCGGCGCCGTCCTTGGCCACGAGGCCGGGCACCCCCGCCAGGAGCGCCGTGACG of Quadrisphaera sp. RL12-1S contains these proteins:
- a CDS encoding class I SAM-dependent methyltransferase; its protein translation is MPASPAPRHPVGRPTRGTTGTNRLRRLDRWLTGPGAALLRSADDPLVVDLGYGASHTTTAELAARLRVVRPDVEVVGLEIDPERVRAAAEGLRRAGLNGTGVRFARGGFELGAPGVLGGRRPVVVRAANVLRQYPVEEVAPAWRLVASRLAPGGVLLDATCDEVGRRAAWVVVDDDGAPRSLVLSLRLAGLERPGVVAERLPKALIERNVPGEPVHAWLAALDDAWAREAPLAVFGARQRFAAAVARVRGDGWPVRGRPARWRLGEVSVDAPAVGL
- a CDS encoding DUF2516 family protein, with amino-acid sequence MDLIGAGQGIILLVLGLAALALEVWALVQAIRFRKDAYPAAGKQTKVLWVTLTAVGAAVGFVSFQNPLGFLSIIAVAIAAIFLVSVLPALRSVQGPGGRTSNGPYGGW
- the dtd gene encoding D-aminoacyl-tRNA deacylase; the protein is MRAVVQRASSGRVVVDGQEVAALDGPGLVVLVGVSVEDGPDDAAQVARKVADLRVLRGELSAVDAGAPVIVVSQFTLLADTRKGRRPTWAGAARGDVAEPLVAAVVGALRERGLRVGTGVFGADMAVELVNDGPVTILLDTRSPA